A section of the Lutra lutra chromosome 3, mLutLut1.2, whole genome shotgun sequence genome encodes:
- the ORMDL1 gene encoding ORM1-like protein 1 isoform X3: MNVGVAHSEVNPNTRVMNSRGMWLTYALGVGLLHIVLLSIPFFSVPVAWTLTNVIHNLGMYVFLHAVKGTPFETPDQGKARLLTHWEQLDYGVQFTSSRKFFTISPIIL, from the exons ATGAATGTTGGAGTTGCCCACAGTGAGGTGAATCCAAATACCCGTGTAATGAACAGCCGGGGTATGTGGCTGACATACGCGTTAGGAGTTGGCTTGCTTCATATTGTCCTACTCAGTATTCCCTTCTTCAGTGTTCCTGTTGCTTGGACCTTAACAAATGTTATACATAATCTG GGCATGTATGTATTTTTGCATGCAGTAAAAGGAACACCTTTTGAAACTCCTGACCAGGGTAAAGCAAGGCTCCTAACTCATTGGGAACAACTGGACTATGGAGTACAGTTTACATCTTCACGGAAGTTTTTCACAATTTCTCCAATAATTCTGTAA
- the ORMDL1 gene encoding ORM1-like protein 1 isoform X2, with protein MNVGVAHSEVNPNTRVMNSRGMWLTYALGVGLLHIVLLSIPFFSVPVAWTLTNVIHNLGMYVFLHAVKGTPFETPDQGKARLLTHWEQLDYGVQFTSSRKFFTISPIILSYL; from the exons ATGAATGTTGGAGTTGCCCACAGTGAGGTGAATCCAAATACCCGTGTAATGAACAGCCGGGGTATGTGGCTGACATACGCGTTAGGAGTTGGCTTGCTTCATATTGTCCTACTCAGTATTCCCTTCTTCAGTGTTCCTGTTGCTTGGACCTTAACAAATGTTATACATAATCTG GGCATGTATGTATTTTTGCATGCAGTAAAAGGAACACCTTTTGAAACTCCTGACCAGGGTAAAGCAAGGCTCCTAACTCATTGGGAACAACTGGACTATGGAGTACAGTTTACATCTTCACGGAAGTTTTTCACAATTTCTCCAATAATTCT
- the ORMDL1 gene encoding ORM1-like protein 1 isoform X1 — MNVGVAHSEVNPNTRVMNSRGMWLTYALGVGLLHIVLLSIPFFSVPVAWTLTNVIHNLGMYVFLHAVKGTPFETPDQGKARLLTHWEQLDYGVQFTSSRKFFTISPIILYFLASFYTKYDPTHFILNTASLLTVLIPKMPQLHGVRIFGINKY; from the exons ATGAATGTTGGAGTTGCCCACAGTGAGGTGAATCCAAATACCCGTGTAATGAACAGCCGGGGTATGTGGCTGACATACGCGTTAGGAGTTGGCTTGCTTCATATTGTCCTACTCAGTATTCCCTTCTTCAGTGTTCCTGTTGCTTGGACCTTAACAAATGTTATACATAATCTG GGCATGTATGTATTTTTGCATGCAGTAAAAGGAACACCTTTTGAAACTCCTGACCAGGGTAAAGCAAGGCTCCTAACTCATTGGGAACAACTGGACTATGGAGTACAGTTTACATCTTCACGGAAGTTTTTCACAATTTCTCCAATAATTCT atATTTTCTGGCAAGTTTCTATACGAAGTATGATCCAACTCACTTCATCCTAAACACAGCTTCTCTCCTGACTGTGCTAATTCCTAAAATGCCACAGCTTCATGGTGTTCGGATCTTTGGAATTAATAAGTATTGA